In the Opitutaceae bacterium genome, one interval contains:
- a CDS encoding outer membrane beta-barrel protein translates to MEHISPVHRSVRRLLLPVLLLLGLVRSGYGFVEIYQGALTLDLEGRIIYDSNLGGNATTVSDTLFSLRPTLRYQRDVGRSNTSAWFGLNFSRYQDYTVADFNDFDLGFSIDAPTAQGSNLTGKLDFRYYQDTGSNTSLLRYVQTQRFNFNLNASYLIGARTSLRFGAGYRVERPEDVLNDPPVNYSQSTYYDVTLGIGYQWRSIYTLFLDYRRSWNKSEDDNGINTGRDYASNAVFVGLSRPLGGKVDGSFSIGYQTSQDRRNTDLATDRFLVSANVNWAPREKTTLGLRIGRDLNISGYNTGYYDTNVAVTVRQDLGQRWALNGRLGYSWYDYESDRSDDVLNFRAGLAYSYNSRLTGGIDYDYQDSNSNRELGTYTRNRVTLRVSYEF, encoded by the coding sequence ATGGAACACATCTCTCCAGTTCACCGATCCGTCAGACGCCTGCTCCTCCCGGTCCTCCTTCTGCTCGGCCTGGTTCGGTCGGGTTACGGGTTTGTCGAAATCTACCAGGGCGCCCTGACTCTGGACCTCGAAGGCCGGATCATCTATGACAGCAATCTCGGCGGCAATGCCACCACCGTCAGCGACACGCTTTTCTCCCTGCGACCGACGCTCCGCTACCAGCGCGATGTCGGTCGCTCAAATACGAGCGCCTGGTTCGGACTGAACTTTTCCCGCTACCAGGACTATACCGTGGCCGACTTCAACGACTTTGATCTCGGCTTCTCCATCGACGCCCCCACCGCCCAGGGATCGAATCTCACCGGAAAACTCGATTTCAGGTACTACCAGGACACGGGGTCCAACACCAGCCTGCTCCGCTACGTTCAGACCCAGCGGTTCAACTTCAATCTCAACGCCAGCTACCTGATCGGAGCGCGGACCAGCCTTCGCTTCGGCGCGGGTTACCGGGTGGAACGCCCCGAGGATGTCCTCAATGACCCACCGGTCAACTACAGCCAGTCCACCTACTACGACGTCACACTCGGAATAGGTTACCAATGGCGCAGCATCTACACCCTCTTTCTCGACTACCGGCGTAGCTGGAACAAGAGCGAAGACGACAATGGCATCAACACCGGTCGTGATTACGCCAGCAACGCCGTCTTCGTCGGCCTGTCCCGGCCTCTCGGAGGCAAGGTTGATGGCTCGTTCTCCATCGGTTACCAGACTTCCCAGGACCGCCGGAACACCGATCTGGCCACAGACCGGTTTCTTGTCAGCGCAAACGTCAACTGGGCGCCCCGTGAGAAGACAACCCTGGGCCTGCGCATCGGTCGAGACCTGAATATATCGGGCTACAACACCGGCTACTACGACACCAATGTCGCTGTCACCGTCCGTCAGGACCTCGGTCAGCGCTGGGCCCTCAACGGGCGTCTCGGCTACAGCTGGTACGACTACGAGAGTGACCGCAGTGATGATGTGCTCAATTTCCGGGCCGGGCTGGCCTACTCCTACAACTCCCGCCTCACCGGAGGCATCGACTACGACTATCAGGACAGCAACTCGAACCGGGAGTTGGGGACTTATACCCGGAACCGCGTGACTCTCAGGGTGTCTTACGAGTTCTGA
- a CDS encoding polysaccharide biosynthesis/export family protein, producing the protein MISSKRFIGSLFMAVGLGFMLSSANAAENSTSDAVNDGNYRLGKLDQIQITIFDEPDLSVASRINGEGSVRIPLIGEVKMAGLTIRKAEALIEEAYTENQILKNPIVSIRVIEYAPKEISILGAVGSPGKLPFPTEVTSLDIVDVISKVGGFSSIARADSVRITRVGEDGREIIFTVNVESMITGRGKRDGEPTRVPIYPGDVIWVPERMF; encoded by the coding sequence ATGATTTCTTCAAAACGCTTCATCGGCAGCCTCTTCATGGCCGTCGGCCTCGGATTCATGCTGTCGTCCGCCAACGCCGCCGAAAATTCCACCTCCGATGCCGTCAATGACGGGAATTACCGCCTGGGAAAGCTCGACCAGATCCAGATCACCATCTTCGACGAACCGGATCTGAGCGTGGCCTCGCGAATCAATGGAGAAGGCAGCGTGCGCATTCCCCTCATCGGCGAGGTCAAGATGGCCGGACTGACCATCCGCAAGGCGGAAGCCCTGATCGAAGAGGCCTACACCGAGAACCAGATCCTCAAGAACCCGATCGTCTCCATCCGCGTGATCGAGTATGCACCCAAGGAGATTTCCATTCTTGGCGCTGTCGGAAGCCCCGGAAAACTGCCCTTTCCGACCGAAGTGACCAGTCTGGACATCGTTGACGTCATCTCGAAGGTGGGCGGATTCTCCTCCATCGCCCGCGCGGACAGTGTCCGCATCACCCGGGTTGGGGAAGATGGCCGCGAGATCATTTTTACGGTCAATGTCGAGAGCATGATTACCGGTCGGGGAAAACGGGATGGGGAGCCGACCCGCGTCCCGATCTATCCGGGCGACGTCATCTGGGTCCCTGAGCGGATGTTCTGA
- a CDS encoding response regulator transcription factor, whose protein sequence is MSTLTPEKKLKTTVFLVDDHPLVRQGLGQIINNETDLEVIGEAEDASKALHLIETKQPDLVIVDISLRGNNGLELIKNIKAVLPNLPILVFSMHDESVYAQRALRAGARAYVMKQESADKILLAIRRIIDGDIYVSHRVADQVLQQLVNGKTAGSESPIERLSDRELEVIQLIGKGLSTREIASNLNLSVKTIESHRAHIKEKLNLRNATELVQFSVQWVEQENNRTA, encoded by the coding sequence ATGTCCACACTAACACCCGAGAAGAAGCTCAAGACGACCGTCTTCCTCGTCGATGACCACCCCCTCGTCCGCCAGGGTCTCGGCCAGATCATCAACAATGAGACCGACCTCGAAGTCATTGGCGAAGCCGAAGATGCCTCCAAAGCACTTCACCTCATTGAGACCAAGCAGCCGGACCTCGTCATCGTCGATATTTCGCTCCGCGGCAACAATGGCCTTGAGCTGATCAAGAATATCAAGGCGGTGTTGCCCAATCTGCCCATTCTCGTTTTCTCGATGCACGACGAGAGCGTCTATGCCCAACGTGCGCTGCGCGCCGGCGCCCGTGCCTACGTGATGAAGCAGGAGTCCGCGGACAAGATCCTTCTGGCCATCCGCCGAATCATCGATGGGGACATCTACGTCAGCCATCGCGTGGCCGATCAGGTCCTCCAACAGCTGGTCAACGGCAAGACTGCCGGAAGCGAATCACCGATCGAGCGTCTGAGCGATCGTGAGCTCGAAGTGATTCAATTGATCGGGAAAGGTCTCTCAACCCGCGAAATCGCCTCGAATCTGAACCTCAGTGTAAAGACGATCGAATCGCACAGGGCACATATCAAGGAGAAGCTCAACCTCCGCAATGCGACCGAGCTCGTTCAGTTCTCGGTTCAGTGGGTCGAGCAGGAAAACAACCGCACGGCCTGA
- a CDS encoding response regulator transcription factor has protein sequence MTQTAPIRVFLVDDHPVLLEGLRAFIDQQDGFVVCGTAREARTAIEQIRDTDPAVCVLDISLNGIHGLDLLRLLRTENSTLKILCYSLHEELFYAERSLRSGAMGYVMKNEEPEVFLSALRKVSAGEIHVSERIGKQMLNQIARGSSRESGSGIDQLSNRELQVIQYIGENCNNRIIAERMHVSVKTVEAHRSRIKDKLKLNTSYDLIRFAVRWVEYDSDPSKQPILN, from the coding sequence GTGACCCAGACTGCGCCCATCCGAGTATTTCTAGTCGATGACCATCCGGTCCTGCTCGAGGGCCTGAGGGCCTTCATCGATCAGCAAGATGGTTTCGTGGTCTGTGGAACGGCCCGCGAGGCGCGAACCGCCATCGAGCAGATCCGGGATACCGACCCCGCCGTCTGTGTCCTCGATATCTCACTCAATGGCATCCACGGGCTGGATCTGCTCAGGCTCCTCAGAACCGAAAACTCGACCCTGAAGATCCTCTGCTATTCTCTCCACGAAGAGCTTTTCTACGCCGAACGCTCCCTCCGATCCGGGGCCATGGGTTACGTGATGAAGAATGAAGAGCCCGAGGTTTTTCTATCCGCCCTGCGGAAAGTCTCCGCCGGCGAAATTCACGTCAGCGAACGCATCGGCAAACAGATGTTGAACCAGATTGCCCGCGGCAGTTCCCGTGAGTCCGGCTCCGGCATCGACCAGCTCAGCAATCGCGAGCTCCAGGTCATCCAATACATCGGAGAGAACTGCAACAACCGGATCATCGCCGAACGCATGCATGTCAGCGTGAAAACGGTCGAGGCCCACCGCTCGAGGATCAAGGACAAGCTGAAACTGAACACATCCTACGATCTCATCCGATTCGCCGTCCGGTGGGTGGAATACGACAGCGATCCTTCAAAACAGCCCATTCTCAACTGA
- a CDS encoding response regulator: MNLTEDFPTPTTVSDGSTATTGRDNSKLVLLAEDEPMIRDLITLFLNNLGYVVQSAENGRELLKVAEREAPDGFALLITDLVMPKMGGLELASEIRNRYADSRILFVSGYTDDIVILEGRLNAHTAFLRKPFNFAALKNKIEGLLES, translated from the coding sequence ATGAATCTAACCGAAGACTTTCCGACTCCCACGACCGTTTCCGACGGATCCACCGCCACCACCGGCCGGGATAACTCCAAACTCGTCCTTCTGGCCGAGGACGAACCGATGATTCGGGATCTGATCACCCTCTTCCTGAACAATCTAGGCTACGTCGTTCAGTCGGCCGAAAACGGCAGGGAACTTCTGAAAGTCGCCGAAAGGGAAGCTCCCGACGGGTTTGCCCTCCTCATCACCGATCTCGTCATGCCCAAGATGGGAGGCCTCGAGCTCGCATCCGAGATCCGGAACCGCTACGCCGACTCCCGCATTCTCTTCGTCTCCGGCTACACCGACGACATCGTCATTCTTGAAGGACGTCTGAACGCCCATACCGCTTTCCTGCGCAAGCCCTTCAACTTCGCCGCACTCAAGAACAAGATCGAGGGTCTGCTCGAGTCCTGA
- the cimA gene encoding citramalate synthase, which produces MKKPVKIYDTTLRDGTQGEGISFSVTDKVLITERLDEFGIDYIEGGWPGSNPRDMAYFEEVRKLKLKHSRIAAFGSTRRAGIAAAEDKQIQVLLEAETPVVTIFGKTWLLHVTDVLRTTAAENLAMIEDSVRHLVENGREVIYDAEHFYDGYSSDPAYALATLEAAVRGGASYLVLCDTNGGKLVGEFEAATKVVVDRFKGTPVGVHGHNDSGLGVAVSLAGIEAGASMVQGTMNGFGERIGNANLTSILPNLIVKMGYAPMCAPNLSHLRKLSLYIDELANLRPDPKAPFVGDSAFAHKGGAHADATKKVRHSYEHMRPELVGNRQRVLISDMAGRSSVFLKARELGVELDRDSKTTRQLVEDVKDLEFEGYEFEAADGSLHLLLAKGEGLWSEHFQFESYRVIVEKRGDGSEMSAEATVRIRINGESTYTVAECTGPIGALDKALRLALEKAYPKINEMQLRDYKVRILDSNRGSNARTRVLIESADETGLWGTVGVSDNIIEASWKAIRDSVEYKLFRDSRNAPSKE; this is translated from the coding sequence ATGAAAAAACCCGTCAAAATCTACGATACCACCCTGCGCGATGGAACCCAGGGGGAGGGCATCTCGTTCTCTGTGACCGACAAAGTCCTGATCACGGAACGACTTGATGAGTTCGGCATCGATTATATTGAAGGAGGGTGGCCGGGATCGAATCCTCGGGACATGGCCTACTTCGAGGAGGTGCGCAAGCTGAAGCTCAAGCACAGCAGGATTGCTGCATTTGGTTCGACCCGCAGGGCGGGGATCGCTGCGGCCGAGGACAAGCAGATCCAGGTACTCCTGGAAGCGGAGACCCCGGTGGTGACTATTTTCGGCAAAACCTGGCTGCTGCATGTGACCGATGTCCTTCGAACCACGGCGGCGGAGAATCTCGCCATGATCGAGGATTCGGTTCGCCACCTGGTGGAGAACGGTCGGGAGGTGATCTACGACGCCGAGCATTTTTACGATGGCTACTCGAGCGATCCGGCCTATGCCCTGGCGACGCTGGAGGCGGCGGTGAGGGGCGGTGCCTCCTACCTGGTCCTCTGTGACACCAATGGGGGAAAACTGGTGGGCGAGTTCGAGGCGGCGACGAAGGTGGTGGTCGATCGATTCAAGGGAACGCCTGTGGGTGTTCACGGACACAATGATTCCGGGCTCGGCGTTGCGGTCTCGCTGGCCGGGATCGAAGCGGGAGCGTCCATGGTGCAGGGTACCATGAACGGGTTTGGTGAACGGATCGGCAATGCCAACCTGACTTCAATCCTTCCGAATCTGATCGTGAAGATGGGATATGCACCGATGTGTGCTCCCAATCTGTCCCACCTGCGCAAGCTTTCCCTCTACATCGATGAGTTGGCCAATTTGCGGCCGGACCCGAAGGCACCCTTTGTCGGTGACTCGGCGTTTGCGCACAAGGGCGGAGCCCATGCCGATGCCACGAAGAAGGTGCGTCACAGCTACGAGCATATGCGACCGGAACTGGTGGGGAACCGCCAGCGGGTTCTCATTTCCGACATGGCGGGGCGCAGCAGCGTTTTCCTCAAGGCCAGGGAACTCGGTGTCGAACTGGACCGGGATTCCAAAACGACCCGGCAACTGGTGGAAGACGTGAAGGATCTCGAGTTTGAAGGCTATGAGTTTGAGGCGGCGGACGGTTCGCTGCATCTGCTGCTGGCCAAGGGAGAGGGGCTCTGGAGCGAGCACTTCCAGTTCGAGAGTTACCGGGTGATCGTCGAGAAACGTGGTGATGGATCGGAGATGAGTGCGGAAGCGACGGTTCGCATCCGAATCAACGGGGAGAGCACCTATACGGTGGCGGAGTGCACGGGACCGATTGGCGCGCTCGACAAAGCTCTCCGTCTGGCCCTGGAAAAGGCCTACCCGAAGATCAATGAAATGCAGCTCAGGGATTACAAGGTCCGGATTCTGGACAGCAATCGCGGCTCCAACGCGCGGACCCGGGTCCTGATCGAGTCTGCCGACGAAACCGGACTCTGGGGGACGGTCGGGGTCAGTGACAATATCATCGAAGCCAGCTGGAAAGCGATCCGCGATTCGGTCGAATACAAACTCTTCCGGGATTCCCGCAACGCACCGAGCAAGGAATAG
- the thrC gene encoding threonine synthase codes for MRYISTRGRTPPLSFSEAVATGLAPDGGLLVPESLPAIGNRLETWAGLDYPSLCFEFFRLFATDVPEVELRSMIDQAYADFDRPEVAPLHRLDKARHVLELFHGPTLAFKDFALQLLGRLYGRQRSLSGRPIHVLGATSGDTGAAAIHGLLHLDGVRQFVLYPRGRVSALQERQMACTGSADVFPLAIEGSFDDCQRIVKEIFGQTEFKNGHGLSAVNSINLARVLAQCVYYLYAWLRLDAVERESVRFVVPTGNFGNVLAGWLCHLMGVPGLRFQVATNRNDILYRFFSTGIYQVDRVEPSFAPSMDIQIASNFERYLHYLAEGDASRVREAMTQLARDGRLDWAREDCGRFQATRTSDEAILERIREVYRTTGYLVDPHTACGFTPAQSGAGKTEVFLATASPAKFPDVMKQAIGSVPTHPALEALKDKPVVVHGLPASTQAVRAFIEAHLPA; via the coding sequence ATGCGATACATCAGCACCCGGGGCCGGACTCCGCCGCTATCGTTCAGCGAGGCCGTGGCGACGGGTCTCGCGCCCGATGGAGGACTGCTCGTCCCGGAGTCCCTTCCGGCCATCGGAAACCGGCTGGAAACCTGGGCCGGGTTGGACTATCCGTCACTCTGTTTCGAGTTCTTCCGGCTTTTTGCCACGGACGTTCCCGAGGTTGAGCTGCGGTCGATGATCGATCAGGCCTACGCTGACTTTGACCGGCCGGAAGTGGCGCCGTTGCACCGTCTGGACAAAGCCCGTCACGTGCTGGAGCTGTTCCACGGGCCGACCCTGGCCTTCAAGGATTTCGCCCTGCAGTTGCTTGGACGACTTTACGGCCGGCAGAGGTCTTTGTCGGGCCGCCCGATCCATGTTCTCGGGGCGACTTCCGGGGACACCGGCGCGGCGGCCATCCACGGCCTTCTCCATCTGGATGGAGTCCGTCAATTCGTACTTTACCCGCGCGGGCGGGTTTCCGCTCTCCAGGAGAGACAGATGGCCTGCACCGGGTCAGCTGACGTTTTTCCCCTGGCGATTGAAGGCAGCTTTGATGACTGCCAGCGGATCGTGAAGGAGATTTTCGGGCAGACCGAATTCAAGAACGGGCATGGTCTGTCCGCGGTCAATTCGATCAACCTGGCCCGGGTTCTCGCCCAGTGCGTTTATTACCTGTACGCCTGGTTGCGACTCGACGCGGTTGAGCGTGAATCGGTGCGGTTCGTCGTGCCGACCGGCAATTTCGGCAATGTTCTGGCCGGCTGGCTTTGTCACCTGATGGGTGTGCCGGGCCTTCGCTTCCAGGTCGCGACGAATCGGAATGACATCCTCTACCGGTTTTTCTCCACCGGGATATACCAGGTTGACCGGGTGGAACCCAGTTTTGCGCCGTCCATGGACATCCAGATCGCCTCGAATTTCGAGCGTTACCTCCATTATCTGGCCGAAGGAGATGCCTCGCGGGTGCGCGAGGCGATGACGCAACTGGCCCGGGACGGACGCCTGGACTGGGCGCGCGAAGATTGCGGTCGGTTTCAGGCCACCCGAACCTCGGACGAAGCCATCCTTGAGCGTATCCGGGAGGTTTACCGGACGACCGGTTACCTGGTTGATCCGCACACCGCGTGCGGCTTCACGCCCGCGCAGAGCGGTGCAGGGAAGACGGAGGTGTTTCTGGCCACGGCCAGCCCGGCCAAGTTTCCCGATGTGATGAAGCAGGCGATTGGAAGCGTACCCACTCATCCTGCTCTCGAGGCGCTCAAGGATAAACCGGTCGTCGTTCATGGTCTGCCGGCATCAACGCAGGCGGTTCGGGCGTTTATTGAGGCGCATCTGCCCGCCTGA
- a CDS encoding aspartate kinase, whose amino-acid sequence MARIVQKYGGTSVGDVDRIKRVAQRVKATRADGHEVVVVVSARSGVTNELIDRALAINPLPNEREMDMLLAVGEQETIALTAMALHAIDVPAVSRTGSQAGILTDPAHTRARITKIDTTQVEENLVRGEVVIVAGFQGSDGRGQITTLGRGGSDLTAVALAAALKADLCQIFTDVDGVYTADPRVVGDARKIAEISYDEMLELASLGSKVMQARSVEFAKKFGVVFEVRSSFNDNPGTIVKEEVESMEDVVVRGVAVDKDQAKVVVSNLADKPGSAARVFQALADAGVSVDMIVQNVGRHGVANLTFTVPRKDSRRAEEAVRALLAKEGGGEVEIFDRIAKVSVVGVGMRSHSGVAATLFAALAKAGVNIQLISTSEIKISVVIDLDAADDAARRVHDAFRLSEL is encoded by the coding sequence ATGGCACGAATCGTACAAAAATACGGCGGGACCTCGGTCGGCGATGTCGACCGGATCAAGCGGGTGGCGCAGCGGGTCAAGGCGACCCGCGCGGATGGTCATGAGGTGGTCGTGGTGGTTTCCGCGCGATCCGGGGTGACCAATGAGTTGATCGATCGCGCCCTCGCGATCAATCCTCTTCCGAATGAGCGCGAGATGGACATGCTCCTGGCAGTGGGCGAGCAGGAGACGATCGCCCTGACCGCGATGGCCCTGCATGCCATCGACGTGCCGGCCGTTTCCCGGACGGGGTCCCAGGCCGGGATTCTGACCGATCCGGCCCATACCCGTGCGCGTATCACGAAAATTGATACAACACAGGTCGAGGAAAACCTGGTCCGGGGCGAGGTGGTCATCGTGGCCGGTTTCCAGGGTTCGGACGGTCGGGGACAGATCACGACGCTCGGGCGCGGGGGATCGGACCTGACGGCGGTGGCCCTGGCTGCGGCGCTCAAGGCGGATCTTTGCCAGATATTCACCGACGTGGACGGAGTCTACACGGCCGACCCTCGGGTGGTCGGGGATGCGCGGAAGATTGCGGAGATCAGCTACGACGAGATGCTGGAACTGGCCAGCCTCGGCTCGAAGGTGATGCAGGCACGTTCGGTGGAATTCGCCAAGAAATTCGGCGTGGTATTTGAAGTGCGGTCGAGCTTTAACGACAACCCGGGAACTATTGTGAAAGAGGAAGTGGAATCGATGGAAGACGTCGTGGTGCGCGGCGTCGCGGTGGACAAGGATCAGGCCAAGGTGGTCGTGAGCAACCTTGCGGACAAACCGGGCTCGGCGGCCCGGGTCTTTCAGGCTCTGGCCGATGCCGGAGTCAGCGTGGACATGATCGTGCAGAACGTGGGTCGCCACGGCGTGGCCAACCTGACCTTCACCGTTCCGCGCAAGGACTCCCGTCGTGCGGAGGAGGCGGTCAGGGCGCTGCTGGCAAAAGAAGGCGGCGGTGAAGTCGAGATCTTCGACCGGATTGCCAAGGTGTCGGTTGTCGGGGTCGGCATGCGCAGTCATTCAGGAGTGGCTGCCACGCTTTTCGCGGCCCTGGCCAAGGCCGGTGTCAATATCCAGTTGATCAGCACTTCGGAAATCAAGATTTCGGTGGTGATCGACCTGGATGCGGCCGATGACGCCGCCCGCCGGGTGCACGACGCTTTCCGATTGTCCGAACTCTGA
- a CDS encoding homoserine dehydrogenase: MTTRYDMNQPIRIGLCGFGVVGQGVWKHLHARRRELDQRLGASMQIVRIAVRNPKKDRGIPLPEEMVTRDPMSIATDPEIPIVCELMGGTGIAREITEAALRAGKIVVTANKALLSEHGPQVFRAAREGGGHILFEASVGGGIPIIKALREGLVANRFRLIYGILNGTCNYILTRMEREGLAYSEVLADAKRLGYAEAEESLDVDGWDTAHKASILAFLAHGTWVRLEDMMVDGIRRITPADFAFARSFKMSIKLLAVITRNFETADLSISVRPTLVPERLVMSSVNEVYNGICVAGDVVGTTLYIGRGAGQDATASAVIGDLADAAMVLMGGKSSLLPDEAPSLLDGREAPLTITPAAHLWGRYYLRLTVKDAPGVLAQVAASMAAHEVSIGSVLQKESGVPDCAALILTTHRTNEEAIGRTIADLGRMPVVMEDPVLLRIADFED; this comes from the coding sequence ATGACGACACGATACGACATGAATCAGCCGATCCGGATCGGACTCTGTGGTTTCGGCGTGGTCGGGCAGGGAGTCTGGAAGCATTTGCATGCCCGGCGTCGGGAACTGGACCAGCGGTTGGGCGCGTCCATGCAGATCGTGCGCATCGCGGTCCGGAACCCGAAGAAGGACCGGGGCATTCCTCTGCCCGAGGAAATGGTGACAAGGGATCCGATGTCCATAGCGACCGACCCTGAGATTCCCATTGTCTGCGAGTTGATGGGCGGAACCGGGATTGCCCGTGAGATCACGGAGGCCGCGTTGCGGGCCGGCAAGATCGTGGTCACAGCGAACAAGGCGCTGTTGAGCGAGCATGGTCCCCAGGTTTTTCGGGCAGCCCGAGAGGGCGGAGGACACATCCTCTTTGAGGCCAGCGTCGGCGGAGGGATCCCGATCATCAAGGCGCTCCGGGAGGGCCTGGTCGCGAACCGCTTCCGACTGATCTACGGAATCCTCAACGGGACCTGCAATTACATCCTGACCCGGATGGAGAGAGAGGGCCTGGCCTATTCCGAAGTTCTGGCCGACGCCAAACGCCTCGGCTATGCCGAGGCGGAGGAATCCCTCGACGTCGACGGCTGGGACACGGCGCACAAAGCCTCCATCCTGGCCTTCCTGGCCCATGGAACCTGGGTCCGGCTTGAGGACATGATGGTCGACGGGATCCGGCGGATCACTCCCGCCGACTTTGCCTTTGCCCGGAGTTTCAAGATGTCGATCAAGCTTCTGGCCGTGATCACCCGCAATTTCGAAACCGCGGATCTGTCGATCTCTGTCCGCCCGACCCTGGTCCCGGAACGCCTGGTCATGTCCAGCGTGAACGAAGTCTACAACGGCATCTGCGTGGCGGGCGACGTGGTTGGAACGACCCTCTACATCGGCCGCGGGGCCGGGCAGGACGCCACCGCCAGTGCGGTGATCGGTGATCTGGCCGACGCAGCCATGGTCCTGATGGGAGGAAAGTCATCTTTGCTGCCGGACGAGGCGCCTTCTCTTCTCGACGGTCGGGAGGCGCCCCTGACGATCACGCCGGCGGCACATCTTTGGGGTCGCTATTATCTGAGGTTGACGGTGAAGGACGCCCCAGGCGTCCTGGCCCAGGTGGCCGCCTCGATGGCCGCGCACGAGGTGAGCATCGGCAGTGTACTGCAGAAGGAGAGCGGCGTGCCCGATTGTGCCGCTCTCATCCTGACCACTCACCGGACCAATGAGGAGGCGATCGGCCGGACCATTGCGGATCTTGGTCGGATGCCGGTGGTGATGGAGGATCCGGTTCTTCTGCGGATTGCGGACTTCGAAGACTGA
- the plsY gene encoding glycerol-3-phosphate 1-O-acyltransferase PlsY, with protein sequence MPTLEHLLALLAGYLIGSLPFGFWVARAHGVDILKVGSGNPGATNVKRAVGPVAGNIVFILDFLKGVAAVSWVRLLPGAGGDALVVLSIIGLVGAILGHSFSLFLRFRGGKGVATTVGGMVTLMPVSTLVAILVWLVLFFLTRYVSLASIGLSVALPVSRFFVAGVDLLFGFAVVLSVFIIFRHRSNIGRLLAGTEHRFVRRGPADEGS encoded by the coding sequence ATGCCCACCCTGGAACACTTACTCGCCCTGTTGGCCGGCTACCTTATCGGATCGCTGCCTTTCGGCTTTTGGGTGGCGCGGGCCCATGGTGTGGACATCCTGAAAGTCGGCAGCGGCAACCCGGGCGCGACCAATGTCAAGCGGGCGGTCGGTCCGGTTGCGGGAAACATCGTATTCATCCTTGATTTCCTCAAGGGAGTGGCGGCTGTCTCGTGGGTCCGTTTGTTGCCCGGTGCCGGCGGTGACGCCCTCGTGGTGCTCTCGATCATAGGATTGGTCGGGGCCATCCTCGGGCACTCCTTTTCGCTCTTTCTGCGTTTTCGCGGGGGCAAGGGAGTGGCGACAACGGTCGGGGGCATGGTGACCCTGATGCCGGTTTCGACCCTGGTCGCCATTCTGGTCTGGCTGGTCCTGTTCTTCCTGACCCGTTATGTTTCGCTGGCATCGATCGGCCTTTCGGTGGCGCTGCCGGTCTCGCGGTTTTTCGTGGCCGGGGTCGATCTGCTCTTCGGATTCGCCGTCGTGCTTTCCGTATTCATTATTTTCAGACACCGGAGCAACATCGGGAGATTGCTTGCGGGGACGGAGCACCGGTTCGTGCGGCGCGGCCCGGCAGACGAAGGATCATGA